The segment ATTTTTATTTTCAAATTTTTTTAAAAAAATATTTAAAATAACTTTTATTTCTTCATTTTTAATTAAAAGACTTGATAAAATGAAAAGTATAAAAAAGGAAAAACTTAAAAAACAGAATGTTATAAAAACTTTTAAAGATTCAAAATTTAACTTTATGGGATTTACTATTTTAAAATTTTTATTCAAAATATAAAATAAAATGAAAAGCATTAAATTAATTAAAAAATATTTTATTATAGAAATAGTTTTTTCTATGTTTATTTTAGTTTTATTGTTTTTATTGTAGGTTCTATATACAATATTAAAAAAAGATGTTTGTAATATTAAAGAAATAGTGTTTGAAATTGCTACAGTATAAAGTTTAAAAAATGGCATTAAAATTATATTTAGAATAATAAAAATTATAATAGATAGAATACTGTTAATAACTGGAAATCGAATTTTTTTTAATGAATAATAGTAAGATACAAATGTTTTATTTAAAGAAACGAAAAGCATTCCAGGCATATAAAACATAAGCAAATAATTTGAATAATATATATCATTAATAGTGTATTTTCCATGAAAAAATAAAATCTTTAATATTTGTTCACTAAAAGCAAGGAAATAAGCGATAATAGGTAAAGAAATGAAAAATGATAACCTTAATGAATAGTTCAATTCTTCATCTTTTTTTGATATTTCTTTAGAGTGGGAAAAATAAGCTAAGAAGACTTGAGAAAAAGCTTCAGAAAATAGCCCTACAGGAAGAAGATAAAGTCTTTGAGCAATATAAGTATAAGTGTTTGCTCCTTGAAAAAATGATAAAAAAAATGTTGAAAACAAAATATTAATTTGATAAGCAGATGATGATATAAGCGATGTTAAGAAAAGTTTCCAAGATTCCTTTAAATAAATATTTTTAAAATTTATTTTAAACTTTATTTTTATTTTATACTTAATTAGAAAAAGAAACATTATAAGCATTTGAGTTAATCCACTTATAACAACACAGTAAATAAGTGTATAATTATTCAATTTTTTTAATAAAAGCGATATAATAATAATAATAATAAATGTAAAATTAAAATAGACCTGATTAAAATAAGAAGAAAAAAAATGAAATCCTGCGTTTAGAATTGCAGCGATAAATGAAACTATTGAAATAAAAAATAGATAGATAAAAAAATATCTAGTATATAAAATAGTTAGGTTTGTTTTTTCTAAACTAAAGCTTGAAAAACCATAAACTAAAAATGGAACAAACTTGTCTGCAATTATAATTAAGAAAAGAACAGAAAAGAAAAGTATTATAAAAAAATTAGTAAAAAAGGAACTTAAATATTCCTCTTTATCTTTATCATTTTCTATGGAGCAGTAAATAGGAACAAATGAGTTATTTAGTGATCCTTCAGCAAATAGGGATCTAAAAGTATTAGGTATTTTAAAAGCTGCAGTAAATGCATCTAATGTATTTAGTGAAAAATAGTGAGTTGTAAAAGCATCTCTTAGTAAACCTAATATTCTAGAGATAATAATTGCTATTGATGATCTAAATAAATCTTTAATTCTATTTCTTTTTTTTTCCATTTTTAATTCCATATTATTTTATTTTAGATAAAAAAAAGGAAATTATGATTATTATTTATTTGCTTCTTCTTTCTCTTCTTCAATATTAAAAAGTTTTGTTTGAAAACATTCTCTATTTTTGTAAAAAACTTTAATGTAAAATTTGTCACTATAGATTTCTGGAATTTCAAACAAAATATGTTTAGCTTCACCTGGTTTTATGTTAATTTGAGAAAAATTTGGATAAATTATTTCTTTAGAAAAGGAAGTTTCAATAAAAAACGTTGAAGAGTCTATAATCTTTTCTTTAATAGATTTATTTTTTAAATAAAGGTCAAAAAATAAATAATTTTCACTAATTATAAGATCATACTCAATTTCAAAATCTTCAACAATAATTTTATCTTCTGTATTCTCTAACTTCTCTAATGCTGGTCTTGCAACAAAAACATATATAAGAACTATTAAAATTATGTCGAGAAGCAATATAATTAAAGGAATGGTTCTTCTTTTAGGTTGATTCTTTTGGTTTCTTAATGATATTCTTTCTTCATCTTTTAAAAATCTATTTTGATCACTCATAAAATATACCTTATTATTAATTTCCTAAAAGTTTATAAAGCTCTTTTTTTAAGCAATTTATAATAAATGTATAATCATATGAAAATTTTGAAATATTATAATTTTTTTCATATTTTTCTATATTATCAAAAAGATAAAGAACTAAAGCAACAGATTCAAATATATTTAGTTCTTGAGCTAAAAAAGCGGAAATGGCACCTGCAACTAAATCTCCTGTCCCACCTTTTGCAAGTCCTGAATTACAACCTTTATTAATAAGAAATGTATTATATTTTTTGCTATTTATTTTATTTTCAAAATTGTCATTATTAAATTCATTATAATCTTCTCTTATTATTGCAAAAGATTGAAAACTTTTAAGCAAAATAGATATATTATATTTAGTGGAATAATCTACTAATATATTTAATTGATTTTTAATAATATTAGAAATTTCGATTCCAGTAAATTTAGAAAACTCTTTTAGGTGAGGAGTTATGATTATGGAGAATAAATTTGAAAGACAAAACATTAATTCTTTTAATTTATCATCAGTTGATATAAGATTTAGAGCATCAGCATCTAAAATTATAAATTTTTTTGTTATACCATTTAAATTATCTTTTTTTAATTCTAATAAAGTTTTAAATATTTTAATTAACAATTCTTTTTCATCTCCGAACCCTGGACCAATAACAAAGCAATTGCCGTTTTCTAATGTTTGATATGTTAGATTTTTATTGTAAGTATAAGTAATAATTTGAGGAAATGTAGTTTTAATAGATGAATTATGGAAATCGTCTTTTATAAATAGATAAGTTAAACCAGCACCTAAAGAATAAGAGGTTAAACAAGAAAAAATGGAAGCTCCAAGAGTATTTAATAATGAAGAGAATACGTAAACTTTTCCAAAATTACCTTTATTAGAAAAAGGAGATCTAATATTTTTTAATTTATTAATAATAAAATAATTAATAAAATTTTTATTAACATAATAAATTTTTGAGATTGATTTTAAATAATTTTTATTGTTTTTATTTAAATTTGTATAATTTATGAGTTCATTATGCGGAAATTCAATATCAATAAGTTTTATCTTTTCATATTTTTTTCTATTAAATGGTAAAAATAAAGATAATTTATAAAAAGCTAAACATAAAACAAGATCTGATTTAATACTAATATTGTCATAATTCTCTGCAATCCCAGAAGGTACATCAATAGAAATTGTAAAAATATTTTTACTAGTCTTAAAATTGTTCAAATACATAATTATTTTATTGAAAGGATATTTCAACTCATTTTCCGTACCAAATCCAAGTATTGCATCAATAAATAGAGTTATTTCATTAATGTTTTCAACAATATATTTAAGATCCTCATCATTATTAAAATATAAAATGTGAATTCCAAATTTTTTCAAATAATTTTTGTTAAATTTATTTATTATATTTTGCTGATAAATATTTTCATTTGAGTATTTATCATGATTTAAAATTAAGATGTAAAGAGAGTTAAATATTTTTTGATTTATACCATATTTTATGTTATTTATTATTAATTTTCTAGCAAGAGCTAATCCATCCCCTCCATTATTTCCATGACCACAAATTATTAAAATATTCTTTAGTAAATTTTTTTTATTTTTTATTAAATAGTAATATAATTTTGAAGCAGCATTCTCCATTAAAATTAAAGGATTGAAATTTATACTATTTATAAGAAAATTTTCAAAACTCTTAATTTCATCATTTGAAAAAACTATCATAATCTTAATTTTATATTATTTATTATTTTTATTTTTGAGACTGTTGTTTTGCTATTATATCGGTTCCAAAGTAAAATATATCAAATCTATCTTTCTTTTCTGAGTAAGCAATCATACAACCATCTTCTCCTATATAGAATTGGTTTTCACTATAAATAAGATCAGTTTTAACATTAGATTTAAAAAATAATCTTCTTTCTTTATCTAAGATAGATAATTTCATAAATTCTGGTTTATTTATTAATCTTACTATGAAAAATAAATTAGAATATTCATCAATTCCTATAGGTAAGTCTTCAAGAACAGCATATTTCTGATTAGTATTTTTATCTATTTCTATAAGATTTTTTATATAGAATGTTTTTAATGTATTTAGTGAAAAATCTTCTATAAAATAAATTTTGGAGTATACAGGTAATATTTTATCATAAAAAGTAACATAAAAATAAAGGTTTCCATAATAATCTACAAGATAATTTATAATAAAATATTGATATGATTTATCTTTTTCTAAATTTGTTAAAGGCAAGTTTATTGTTGAAAATGTAAAATTTTTTATTATTTCAAAATTTTTATCTATAAGTATAAATTGATATAATGATAATGATTGCATGAAAAGATCATAATTTGGATTATTTGGGATAAGGGAAGAAATAATTAGATTATTGTTTTTCAATATATTAATTGTTGTCAAATATGGGAAAAATGGATTGTTTTCAGAATTTAAAATAATTGTTTCTAAATCTCCAAATTTATTAAATTTCATAAAAAAAACATATATATTTTCGTTATTTAAGGGATCATTATAATTTTCTTTTAACAATGTTTCCGAATTTTTAAAAATATAAAATTTCTTTATGTTATCATTAATATATAATAGATCTATTAAATCTGGATTAGGTACTGAAACTTTAAAAATAATATTTCCTTCAAAGTCAATATAAAAATCATAAACTTCTGGGAAAGGAAATTCTCGTGAGATTTTGGTAGAGATGGTTTCTTTTTCAATAGGATTAAGATATGATTTGTTAATATGTTGATATGATTTTTCTTCCAAATTCTTAATGTTTTGAATTGATTTTTCTTTTTCTTCTTTAATATCTTCTTTTTGTTGAGTATTTTTATTCTCATTTTCTGTAGTAATTTGATTCTCTTGGTTTTTATTATTTATTTCTAACTCATTAATTTTAATATTAGAAATTTTCAATAATTGATCACCTGTTTTTGAAAATTTATAAAATATTTTACTGTATTTATCAAAAAAATAAATAAAATATTGTCTATATTTAATTATTGAAAACTCATATGTTTTATATGGTTCAAAGTCAAAATTAGTTATAGATTCAGTTTTTTCAATTGAAAAAAGTTTTATTGAGTATAGTCTCCTGTTTTCAGAATTACAAGAAAAGAAAAATAGTAGGAAAAAAATACTAACAAAAAAAATCAATTTTTTTAAATTATTCTTGCTATACATTTTAACTTTCATCTAAATATCCCTTTTTTATTGCTCAAAATATGATATTTTTAAAAATATTTTCAACTTTATTCAAACCTATTTTTTTTAAAGATGAAAAAAGTATTAAGTTATCATTAGTTACATTTAAAATTTCTAAAAAATGTTTTTCTTTTATTAGAAGTCTACTTTTTGTTTCTTTATCACATTTTGAAATGATATAAAAAATGGGAATTTTGTAAAATTTAAGAAAATTAATTAATTCAAAATCTAATTCATCAAATTCTCTTCTAATATCATGTAAAAAAAAGGAATACTTAATGGTCTTAATGTTATTAAAATAAAAATTTAAAATATCATTCCAATTTTTTTTTATTAGATTGCTTGTTTTACTGTATCCATATCCCGGCATATCAACTAAACAAAACAAGTTATTAATAAGAAAAAAATTTATAGATGATGTTTTACCTGGTTTTTTTGAAACAAAAGCAAAATTTTTTCTATTTATTAAAGAATTAATAAATGATGATTTTCCTGAATTAGATCTTCCAAATATGAGAAAATCATATTTATGTTTGAATTCTCCAAAATCTTCAATTTTATAAACTGTTTTAATAAGTTTTACATTCTTGAATAAATTTTCCATAAAGTTTTGAAGTAATTAATAATTTTAATTTATGTTTTTAAAATTTTATAAGTTATAATATTAATAAAAAGGAAAATTATGTCACCAATCCATGCAGCAATAAAGGCAGATGCAAATCCTCTTCTACCTAAATTCCAGAAAGTATTTGTTATCCAATAAAATATACCAAATATTATTAAACATATTAGTAGAGAATATATTAATACATTCCTTTTTAAATATGTTCCGATAGAAATAGCTAAAATGGATATAATAAAACCACCTAAAGGTAATGAAAATTTTTGCCAAAATTTTAATTCATTTTCGAAATCAATTATATTAAATTTTCTATAATAATTAATGTTTTTAATAGCTTCTTTTAATGTAATTGTATCAATATCAGTAATACCTCTTGAAAAAAATTCTGGATTTTCTTTTAATTTAATCTCTTTTTGTGGATAATAACTGCTTATTATTTTACCTTCATTAAATTGAAATAAATAAAGATTATAAAAATTCCATATTTGTTTGTTTTCATCGTAAATAGCATAAGATGATTTTATTTGTTTTTCTATATCATTGTTTTTATTAAAATAAATAATTGTAACATTAATTATCTTTTTTTCAGAATTATTATATATGTCAACAAATATAAGATTATTTTCAAGACCTCTTTTTGAAATGTTAACATTATCAAGTGTTATATTCTTTCTAAAAATAATTTCTTCAAGTTTTAATCTTTTTTTTGTCAATTTTGGTAAATAAAAATCTTGTGTAATAATAATAAAAAATGTAAGAATAAATACTGTTATTATGAGTAAAAAGGTGAATTGTAAGTTAGATATTCCCGCGGAATAAATAGCTAATAGTTCATTATTTTGATTCATTGAAGATATTATAAATAATACTGCAAAAAGAATTGATAAAGGGAAAAGCATATAAAATATTTTTGGGGAGTAATATAAATAATATAAAATAATAGTTTTAAATGGAATATTTAAGGCTATGAAATAGTTCATTTTGTCAAAAAATTCAACAATCACATAAATTATTAAGAAAAATATTGATGTAATAATAAAAGGTGGGAAAAATTTTTTTATAATGTAAAAGTTCAATTTTAATGGTAATTTAGTCGACATTTTCAATCCACTTATCAATTTTAATTAATCTTCCTGGGTAGTATGAATTTACAAAATTTTCTATATTTTGAGAAAGTTTACTTAAAAATTCATATGAATTTGAAACAGCTACAAGTCCAATAATACTATTTGTTAAATCGTCAAGTAAGCCTACTTCCGCTATAGATATTTTAAACTTTTCTCTTGTTGATTCAATTAAAGATTTTACTATTCTTCTTTTATCTTTTAATGATTTAGATTCTTCAATATTTATATAAAATTTTATTAATAAAACATGCATATTAAAATAAATATACCAAAAATAGATAATAAATCAATTTAGCAAATATAAATAAAAAAATTTAAAAAAATAATTATTTTAAAAATAATTAAATTATAAAAATCTACCATGGCAATTTTTAAATTTTTTGCCTGAACCACATGGACAAGGATCGTTTCTTCCTATGTTTTTATATGGATTAATATTTTTTTTCTCAGAAGATATTATCCTGTTTTCTAAATTAGGTGGTACTTTATTATTTAAACCATTAATATTTTCATTGTATTTTATATTATTATTAAGAGAAAAAGGTGACACTTCTTGGTGATTGAGAGAGGAAGGTATATATGTATCTTCCTTTATAAGATTAGTGGGTGTTTTTGAAATTTGTAACAAAAATAACAGTTTTATAGAGGATTCTCTAAATTGCTTTAACAAATTTTCAAAAAGTTTATAAGATTCAAATTTATAAATAATTAGTGGATCCTTTCCTGAATATGCTTGGAATGCTATTGAATCTTCAAGTCCATCTATATTTAATAGATGTTCTTTCCAAGAAGAGTCGAGTGAATTAAGTAATATAGCTTTTTTAATAAAGTTATTATCTTCTTCATTCAAATTCGAAAATTTTACTTTTAAGATATTTAATAAAATCTCCATTAAATAATTGATAAAAGAATTTATATCAAATATTTTTGAAAATTCAGTTTGAAATTTTTCACTATTTTCTTCTAATTTAATATTAAATGATTTGTTTAAGAAGTAAATAATTTCATATTTTTCATTTGTAGAAATAGATTTTTTTATATTTTTTTCATTTAATATATCCCACAAAAATTCTTCAAGGTTTTCTTTTATGATAATATCGAGATTTTCATTTTTTAAGATTTTGTCTCTCAAGTTGTATATATAAACTCTCTGTTTATTTAAAACATCATCATATTCAAGAAGATGCTTTCTAATTTCAAAATTTCTATTTTCAACCCTTTTTTGAGCTTTTTCAATAGCTCTAGTTATTAGGGGATGTTCAATTGGCATGTCTTCTTCATATCCTATTGATTGAAGCAATGTTGATAGTCTTTCTGAGCCGAATAATCTCATAAGATCATCTTCTAAAGATATAAAAAACCTAGACTCACCAGGATCTCCTTGTCTTCCAGATCTACCTACTAATTGGTTATCTATTCTTCTAGCTTCATGTCTTTCAGTTCCTATTACATATAATCCACCAGTTTTGATAACAAAATCTCTCTCTTTTTCATCCTCTCCTCCAAGTTTTATATCTGTTCCTCTACCAGCCATATTTGTTGCAATTGTAACAGCATAAGGTTTTCCTGCTTCTTTTATTATCATTGCTTCCTTTTCATGATATTTAGCATTAAGAACTTGATGATTTATTCCTTCTCTTTTGAGTAAAGAAGAAAGCCTTTCTGATTTTTCAACAGAAATTGTTCCAACTAATATTGGTTGTCCTTTTTGATGTGCTCTTTTTATTTCATTAATAATAGCTTTTTCCTTTTCTTTTAATGTTCTATAAATTCTATCTGGATGATCTATTCTTATTAGAGGTTTATTTGTTGGTATCACAACAACTTCAAGTTTATAAATTTTATAAAACTCTTCTTCTTCTGTTTTAGCTGTTCCTGTCATACCAGCAAGTTTTTCATAAAGTCTAAAATAGTTTTGAAATGATATTGTTGCTAAAGTTTGATTTTCTTGTTGAATTGGAACTCCTTCTTTTGCTTCAATTGCTTGATGTAATCCTCCAGAGTATCTTCTTCCAGGAAGTATTCTTCCAGTAAATTCATCTATAATAAGAATTTGTCTATCTTTAATGAGATAATCAACTTCATTATGATATAATTTATGAGCTTTCATAGCTATTTCAGTATGTGATACCCAATTTATATTTTCAGGTTCAAATATAGAAGAGTCTTCTCTAATAAGTTTTTTATTCTTTAGTTCTCTTTCAATTTTTAGAAGTCCTCTTTCGGTTAGTATGACATTTCTACTTTTTTCATCTAGCCTGTATTCTCCATCATCTATAAACCTTTCTACATTACCAACAATTTCTTTAAGGTATTGACCATCTTCATCTTTAGAACATTCATTAAATTCTCCGCTGTTTAAGAGTTTAACAAGAATGGAATTAATTGTTTTGTAAATATCAATATTTTTTTCAGAAGGACCAGAAATAATTAGAGGTGTTCTTGCTTCATCAATAAGAACAGAATCAACTTCATCTATAATAGCATAATAGTGCCCTCTTTGAACTTTTTGCTCAAGATCTATTACCATATTATCTCTTAAATAATCAAAACCAAATTCATTATTTGTACCATATACTATATCGCAACTATAAGCATGCTTTTTGGAACATTCATATATATATGATTCTCCATTTTCGTTTAGTTTTACTTCATATGCTTTATCTGAAGTAATAACTCCTACAGTTCTACCAAGATAAAGATAAATAGGCCCCATCCATAAAGCATCTCTTTTAGCAAGATAATCATTTACTGTTACTAGATGACACGCTTTGCCAGTTAAGGAATGCAAATATAAAGGAATAGTAGCAACAAGTGTTTTCCCTTCACCAGTTTTCATTTCAGCAATTTTATTATCATATAATGCAAGAGCACCTAAAATCTGTACATCAAAATGTCTTAGTTTAATAGTTCTTTTTGAAGCTTCTCTTACTAGTGCTGCTCCTTCTATAATTAAATTGTCTAAATCTTCTCCATTTTGTAACATCTTAATAAATTTTTCTGTTTTTTTTAAAAAGTCATCCCTTGTTAATTGTTGTAGTTCATTTTCAAGTTGGTTTATTTTTAATAAATATGTTTCATATTTTTTAAGTAAACTTTTATTTCTATTAATTAAAAAATTAAAAAATCCCATTTAGAATCCTTGAAAAATTAATTTAATAAAATATAATAAAATTAAGAAAAAAATACAAATGTAAAGTTATTAAAAATTATTGTTTATTTTATATTTGGACCAATATTTATATAAGGAGCTTTATGCAAAATATTTCTTTGAATAATAATAAGAATATTGAGAAGATAGATAATTTTATAAATAATATTTATAATTTACCTCAAATTAAAAATAATTCCTCAATAGATAAAGAAATTCAAATTATTAAGTTTTTAAAAACAAATGCTGAAAATTTAAGAAAAAAATTTAAAGAACCCAGATTTTTCCCAGATGAAGATTATAAGTCTATTATTACATATATACTATATAAAATTGATGATGATTTAAAAAATAAATTGTTAAATGAATTAAATTTTTATATAGATAATTTTATAAATTTTGGAATTTTACCAAAAATAATATCATATTCAGGCTATTTAAATATTGAAGAATTTAAAGTTAAATTAAAAAACATAATAAAAACTATTGTAGACAATCCAAATTCAAGGATTAATTTTAAAGGTGTCTACTATCTTTTAATAAAAGAAAAATTAAAGAATTATTTAAGTAGTATTTTTGAGAAAAGAAAATTTATATTCAATGAACTTGTTAGAGTTCAAAGAAATAATCTTGATTATGAAGAATACTTAAATTATTTAATTTTTGTTTGCTTAGTAAAGAATTTTATTTATACTGATAAAGAACAAAATAGACAGTTTACAAATTTATCAATTAATTCTGAAAAGATAAATTTTTTAGAAAGATCAGTAGTAAATATTAGAAAAATTTTTTCTGAAATAAAAGAGGATATATTTAAAATTTCATTTTTTTCAAATATTGAATTTAATCTAATTCCTAAAAATTATGCTTCTTCTAAATTAATAAATATTTTAAATTTAAGGTATATGGAATATGATCCAGAACTGAAAGTTGAAAGAGGTGCAGAAACTCCAGATAAAAGTTGGTTTCATATAGCAAGATTAAACTCAAAATCTTTGGATTTGGATAAAGACTACTTGGATGAAATGTTTATTATAGCTTCTGAGAATAATTGGTAAAAATATTTATCAAAAAATATTTTTATTTTAAATTTGAGGACATATTATGATTAAGAAAATTAGTGAAAAAAGAAAATCAAAAAGTATATTTTTGAAAGATAATAAAAAACATTTTAGAATAGAAAATAATAAAATTAATAAAATTAGAATAATTGATAATCTTTTTTTAATAATAATTTTATTGAGTATAATTCAAATAATAATTGAAAATTTAAGTTTCATATTAGGTTTAAAAATTAGTTTAAGAAATTTAATTATTTTAAGTGGTGCTTTTTTCGATATTATTTTTTCAATAGAGTTTATAATAAAATCCCTTATTAATATTAAAAATAGGAAGTTCAAAGAGTATTTTTTTTATAATAATGGTTGGATCGATTTTTTTGCTTCCATTCCTGTTTTTATATTTAGTTCATTACCAGCCTTAATTGAGATATATTATACATCTAATATTTTTAATATTAGAATATTTAAATTTCTATATTTGCTAAGATCAGTAAAAATTATTAGAACTTCAAGAGTAATTAGAATTTTGAGGGTTCTTAAGTTATTAGGGAAAATAGAGAATTTAAATTCTGTAATGTTACAGAAAAATATAAATTTTGTGTCAATTATTGTTACTAATTCTATACTTTTAGGGTTTTTAGTAACTAAAATTATATTGCCTTATGACTTTGACAGAATTGAAAAGGAGTTTAAAAATAACATTGAAAATAAAATAAAAGCTTATTTTGAAATTGAGATTAATAAAGTTGGGAAAAATTATGATGAAGATTCTCAAAATAAATTAATTCAAACTATTTTTTCAAGTGAAAATTGTGTAAGTGCTATAAAATATAAGGATAAAGAAATATATAGAAAATTTGATGCAAGTTATATTAATGAATATATAGGGAAAAACAATATGTTTTACATTTCAATTAAAGATTATAATTTTGAAATAATTTTATATGAATTTATAAAATATAAAAACTCTGAAAATTTAATGGTTCTTATTATTGTTTTAATAAATGTGTTAACAATAATATTTTTATATACAAAAAGGTTTTCAACAACAGTTAGTGATCCTGTATATTTACTGTATAAAGGAATAAGAGATCCAAACTATTTTCTTATGATAAAAATCCCTGAAAAATATAAAAATGAAGAAATCTTTGAGTTTGCAAAATTTTTTAATGAAAGATATTTACCAGCTAAATATAAATTATATATAAAAAATAAAGAAAGTTTGAAGGAAAAGCAGAGTTCATCGATAAAACTTGATGATTTAGATAAACTATTATAAAATTATTTTCTTTAATTTAGAATAATTATTTTTAGTTACTTACAAATTTAAAGTGAGTAGTTTTTTTAATTTTTTTATTTAATTATTTTTAGCTGCTTAAATAAATAAATTGTGAATTTAAAATTAAGAAAATGTTCAGTTTCTCTTTAAAGATAAAAGTATTCCCAAAATAATTGATAGAATAGCAGCAAATAAAATTCTAAAGTCTTGTGGTAAGAGGAAAGTTATAGTATGAGCAGGTACCCAGAAAAAGGGTATTGTTTTTTTAAATACAAATCCCCACATTTTATTCCAGTTTACTTCCTTTATCAATTCAAGTATCTTAAATTTTGATATAATAAATTTTCCATTGTTCTTTGCTATGTGTAAATCAGTTAAATTGTGTGTTAACATCATAACTGGTGCAAAAAATATGTTCATAAAGAAAGATATTGTAAAACTTATAAAAATCTTATTTAAACTTAATTTATAAAAGAAATTATTTAGTTTACTTAAAATAATTTTGTTAAAGTTTATTTTATTTGATTGACTATAATAATTATTAATATTTAATAAATATTTTTGCATTGGTTCAATGATTCCTTTTATGGAACCATTATAAAATATTTGAAAAGCAAACCATATAAAAATTCCTAGTATCCCCCATATTATCATTTTAGGAAAAATGCCAAAATTTTTATCTATGTGTATTTTATTTTTAATTCTATAAGAGATTATTTCACCATAGGTTGCAAGTAATGCAAATTTTAAGAAAGATAAAAGAATTGGGAACTTAGAATTAATATGCTTGTAAAAAAGAAAAGTTGATGGTAAAAAAAATATTAAAACTAATAAAGCAAAAATTAAGAGTAGAATAATATCCCCTAATTTCTTATTCATAAAAATCCTTATAAGAAGTCTGAAAAAAATAT is part of the Spirochaetota bacterium genome and harbors:
- the murJ gene encoding murein biosynthesis integral membrane protein MurJ; this translates as MEKKRNRIKDLFRSSIAIIISRILGLLRDAFTTHYFSLNTLDAFTAAFKIPNTFRSLFAEGSLNNSFVPIYCSIENDKDKEEYLSSFFTNFFIILFFSVLFLIIIADKFVPFLVYGFSSFSLEKTNLTILYTRYFFIYLFFISIVSFIAAILNAGFHFFSSYFNQVYFNFTFIIIIIISLLLKKLNNYTLIYCVVISGLTQMLIMFLFLIKYKIKIKFKINFKNIYLKESWKLFLTSLISSSAYQINILFSTFFLSFFQGANTYTYIAQRLYLLPVGLFSEAFSQVFLAYFSHSKEISKKDEELNYSLRLSFFISLPIIAYFLAFSEQILKILFFHGKYTINDIYYSNYLLMFYMPGMLFVSLNKTFVSYYYSLKKIRFPVINSILSIIIFIILNIILMPFFKLYTVAISNTISLILQTSFFNIVYRTYNKNNKTKINIEKTISIIKYFLINLMLFILFYILNKNFKIVNPIKLNFESLKVFITFCFLSFSFFILFILSSLLIKNEEIKVILNIFLKKFENKNRKDLEK
- a CDS encoding NAD(P)H-hydrate epimerase, encoding MIVFSNDEIKSFENFLINSINFNPLILMENAASKLYYYLIKNKKNLLKNILIICGHGNNGGDGLALARKLIINNIKYGINQKIFNSLYILILNHDKYSNENIYQQNIINKFNKNYLKKFGIHILYFNNDEDLKYIVENINEITLFIDAILGFGTENELKYPFNKIIMYLNNFKTSKNIFTISIDVPSGIAENYDNISIKSDLVLCLAFYKLSLFLPFNRKKYEKIKLIDIEFPHNELINYTNLNKNNKNYLKSISKIYYVNKNFINYFIINKLKNIRSPFSNKGNFGKVYVFSSLLNTLGASIFSCLTSYSLGAGLTYLFIKDDFHNSSIKTTFPQIITYTYNKNLTYQTLENGNCFVIGPGFGDEKELLIKIFKTLLELKKDNLNGITKKFIILDADALNLISTDDKLKELMFCLSNLFSIIITPHLKEFSKFTGIEISNIIKNQLNILVDYSTKYNISILLKSFQSFAIIREDYNEFNNDNFENKINSKKYNTFLINKGCNSGLAKGGTGDLVAGAISAFLAQELNIFESVALVLYLFDNIEKYEKNYNISKFSYDYTFIINCLKKELYKLLGN
- the yihA gene encoding ribosome biogenesis GTP-binding protein YihA/YsxC — translated: MENLFKNVKLIKTVYKIEDFGEFKHKYDFLIFGRSNSGKSSFINSLINRKNFAFVSKKPGKTSSINFFLINNLFCLVDMPGYGYSKTSNLIKKNWNDILNFYFNNIKTIKYSFFLHDIRREFDELDFELINFLKFYKIPIFYIISKCDKETKSRLLIKEKHFLEILNVTNDNLILFSSLKKIGLNKVENIFKNIIF
- a CDS encoding LptF/LptG family permease; its protein translation is MSTKLPLKLNFYIIKKFFPPFIITSIFFLIIYVIVEFFDKMNYFIALNIPFKTIILYYLYYSPKIFYMLFPLSILFAVLFIISSMNQNNELLAIYSAGISNLQFTFLLIITVFILTFFIIITQDFYLPKLTKKRLKLEEIIFRKNITLDNVNISKRGLENNLIFVDIYNNSEKKIINVTIIYFNKNNDIEKQIKSSYAIYDENKQIWNFYNLYLFQFNEGKIISSYYPQKEIKLKENPEFFSRGITDIDTITLKEAIKNINYYRKFNIIDFENELKFWQKFSLPLGGFIISILAISIGTYLKRNVLIYSLLICLIIFGIFYWITNTFWNLGRRGFASAFIAAWIGDIIFLFINIITYKILKT
- a CDS encoding DUF503 domain-containing protein, with protein sequence MHVLLIKFYINIEESKSLKDKRRIVKSLIESTREKFKISIAEVGLLDDLTNSIIGLVAVSNSYEFLSKLSQNIENFVNSYYPGRLIKIDKWIENVD